The genome window CTGCGCCGGGAATGCTCAGCGTCAGGTTACTTAGGCCGTTCAGTACTAAAGGCTGAGCACTGTACAGATATTCTGGCCCAATGGCTTGAGTCTTCTCCTCTGTACGCGGCAGACTGGCAAAGGTTACACCGTTCTTTTTGAACGTCAGGGCGGCTCCGGCGTCTAGCGCGGTGCCAGAGGTAGTGAAAAGTAGAGAAGAAACATAAGCTTCCCCGTTCCCAAGCTGGCAGGTATCCAGTAGGCTGGGGTCTAGCGCTTTAGGCAGTGCGGTGGGGTTGATGTTGTGAAACGATCCAATCACCCCTACAGATCCAGCACCGTTACCATTATTCATATACATTACGTTGCCGTATTTGCTGTACAGCTTGTTCGCGGGTGGGTTCTGGCCGCCGGGCGGTGTGGTCGTCTTCTGCCCGCAGGCAGCGAGTGCGAGGGCGGCAAGGGGAAAAGTCAGCAAGGTCAGCTTTTTCATTCCAACTCCTCAACCGCAGGCAGCACGCGGTCAGACAAGATTAACGGCGGGCCGTCAAAAACGTGTCAAACATTCGGCGGCCTCGGTTGCTCTTATGGTGCGCCGCGCGGCTGTCCCATTTCCTCCCCCGTCCCTCCGCTAGACTGTCGGGATGCAGGTTCGGAATTTTTCAATTATCGCCCACGTCGATCACGGCAAAAGCACCCTTGCCGATAGAATCTTGGAACACCTCGGCGCGATGAGTGAGCGCGACAAGCGCGACCAAACGCTCGACACCTTGGAACTCGAGCGCGAGCGCGGTATCACCATCAAGTCCACCCCCGTGCGGCTGACCTACACCCGTCCCAACGGTGAAGTCTTTACCCTCAACCTGATCGACACCCCCGGCCACGTGGATTTCAATTACGAAGTCTCGCGCTCGCTGGCGGCCTGTGAGGGCGTGCTGCTCTTGGTGGACGCTTCGCAGGGCGTGGAAGCCCAGACCATCGTCAACGCTTACCTCGCCATCGATTCGGGCCTGGAGATCATTCCGGTGGTCAACAAAATCGACTTGCCCGCCGCCGATCCTGAAGGCGCGGCGCAGGAACTCGAAGAAGTGGTGGGCATTCCTGCCGAGGACGCCATCTTTGCGTCCGGCAAGACTGGCGTGGGCGTCCCAGAAATTCTGGAAGCCATCGTGGAGCGCATTCCCTCGCCGCCGGGCACGCCCGAAGCGCCGCTCAAGGCCCTGATCTTCGATTCGGTGTTCGACGCGTATCAGGGCGTGATCGTCTTTGTGCGCGTGCTGGACGGTACCATCAGGCCCAAAGACAAAATCACCCTGTTTTCGACCGGCAAGCATTTTGAAGTCGATAAAGTCGGCACCTTCACCCCCGGCTTGGTGGTCGGCGACTCGCTGACGGCGGGCGACGTGGGCTGGGTGGCGGCGGGCGTGCGCGACATTCACGACGCGCAGGTGGGCGACACCTTGATGGAGCGTGAGCGGCCCATCACCGATCCCTTCCCCGGTTTCAAGCCGGCTCAGCCGGTGGTCTTTTCGGGCTTGTATCCCACCGACACTGAGATGTACCGCAAGCTGCGCGAGGCACTGGAAAAACTCAAGCTCAACGATGCTGCTTTTTCCTTCGAGCCGGAAACGAGTGAGGCGCTGGGCTTCGGCTTCCGCTGCGGTTTTCTGGGCCTGCTGCACGCCGAGATTATTCAAGAACGCCTTGAGCGGGAGTACGACCTCGACTTGATCGCCACTGCGCCCGCCGTGATTTACCGCATCACCCTCAACAACGGCGACGTGTTCGAGACGCAGAATCCGGCGCAGTTTCCGACCCGCGATCGGGTGGAGCTGATTGAGGAGCCGTACATCAAGCTCTCGGTGATGCTGCCCGAAGAACACGTCGGCCCGGTGATGCAGCTTCTGCAAGAGCGGCGCGGCAGCATGGTGACCATGAATTACCTCGGCAAGCGCGTCGAGCTGATCTACGAAGTGCCGTTCGCCGAAATTCTGTATGACTTCCACGACCGCCTCAAGAGCATCTCGCGCGGCTACGCCAGTATGGATTATTCGATCACCGGCTACCGCGAGGGCGAACTGGTCAAAGTGGACATCTACGTCAACAACGAGATCGTGGACGCGCTGGCCGTGATCGTCCACGAAGACCGGGCCTACCCGCTGGGCCGCAAAATCGTAGACAAGATGGCCGAAGTCATTCCGCGCCAGATGTGGCCGGTGCCGATTCAGGCCATGATCGGCGGCAAAATTATTGCCCGCGCCACCGTCAAGGCGTTTCGCAAAGACGTGCTGGCCAAGTGTTACGGCGGCGACATTAGCCGCAAGAAGAAACTGCTGAACAAGCAGAAAAAGGGCAAGGCCCGCATGAAGCAGATCGGCACGGTGGAAGTGCCGCAAGAAGCGTTCCTGGCGGTGCTGAGCAGCGACGAATGAGCAAGACTGCACGGTAACAATGGGTTCGGAAAAAGGCACAGCGGTCAAGTTGCGCCTTTTTCCTCGTCTGAATCGGGCCTCTTAGGGTTGTGATTTCCGATGAACCGTGACTTGGTTTGCCAAGACGTGTGAAGAATTGAACGCCAATGTTCTGACAAAAGGCGGTTTTGGCGTTCGGGACGGCCCATTTCGTCACCCTTTTCCCGGTAACCCCCTAAGACAGAGGCCTTCGGGGGGCTTGACACCCCAACTGACCGGAGGGTAAATGTGGGGTTTTTGTCATAAGGGGCTTCTTAAACTGCCCCCAGATGACCGCTTCACCGTTATTCCCTCTGACCTTCGAGCGCTGGAACAGCTTGCGGGTACAGTTCACGGCGGTCATCTTCGCGCTGACGTTTTTGCCCAATCTCAGCTTGATCTTGGTCAGCAACGGACCGTGGAATTCCGTCCTGAGCGTGTGGACATTGGGAGTAGGCGTGCTGTGTGCCTTGATCGGGTATTTCCTGTCGGGGGCCATGCTTAAGCCGCTGACCCGTTTGCGGGCGGAGGTGGAAGCCGACGAAGTGGAGCGCCAGGGGCGGCAGGACGATCCACAGGAAGTCAAAGCGCTGCGGACGGCCTTCACGGGCCTACTTGAGCGCCTCGGCACCGAGCAGGCGCGGCGCGGCGCGTTCATGGCCACCCTCGTTCACGATCTCAAGACGCCGCTGATCGCCACCGGCCATCTCGTGCGGCTGCTGATGAACGGCGTACTCAGTGAACCCGAGCGCCAAGACGCAGGCGAGCAACTTCTGAGTGAAAATGCCCGCCTGCTGGCGCTGGTGCAGCAGATGGCCGACGCCCACCGCTTTGAGCGCGAAGCGGTGCAGCTTCACTGCCGCCCGACCGATCTGGGGGCCTTGCTGGAAGCGCTGGCGGCCCGCTTGTCGGCCAGAGCGGCGCAGCGCTCCCTGAGCATCAGCGTCAGCGGGCAGGCGCGGGCCGAGGTGGACGCAGCGGTACTGGAACGCGCCCTGGGCAACCTCGCCGACAATGCGCTGCGCTACGCCTCTTCACAGGTGCGCTTGGAAGCCCGCCAGGTCGGCGGCGGCGCTGAGCTGAGTGTGATCGACGACGGCCCCGGCCTCAGCGCTTCCTTAGAGAGCCTCGCACAGCCATTCAACGCTCAGCCGACCACCATTGCCGGGCAGCAGTACACCGCCGGAACCGCCGGACTCGGCCTCTTTATTGCCAAACGTATCGCCGAGGCGCACGGCGGCGAGCTGATTTACCAGCGCCGCTCTTTTTCTCCTGACCCTTCTGCTGACTTCTCTTCGGCTGTTTTTTCGGCTACTCCTTCGCCCTCTTCTTCGCACGGCCTCAGCGCCCTGACGATTGTTCTCCCGGAGGCACTCCATGAAAATCGTGATCGCTGATGACCACCCGCTCTTTCGTATCGGCCTCAAGTACGCTCTGCGCGATCAGGGCTTTGAAGTGCTGGCCGAAGCCAGTGACGGCTTGGAAGCGCTGGAAGTCATTCGTCAGTTTCAGCCGGACGCCGCTCTCTTGGATGTCAAAATGCCCGGACTGACCGGCATTGAAGTCTGCGAGAAGTTGCGGGCCACCAATCCCAACGTGGTCAGCGTGCTGATTACCACGTTCGCCGAACCGGCCATCGTGCAGGCGGCCCGCTCGGCTGGAGCGCGTGGCTACCTCTCTAAAGAGACTGCTCCCGAAGAGCTGGCCCGCCAACTGCGCGAGATCGTGGCCCATCCTGAGATTGACCGCCTGCCCAAAGTGGAAGTGCCGCGCCTGACTCCCCGCGAAGGCGACGTGCTGCCGCTGCTGGCCAAAGGCTACAGCAACAAAGAAATTGCCCGCGCTCTGGGCGTCAGCCCCGACACCATCAAAGACCACCTCGCCCGCTTGTTCGTCAAACTGGCGGCCCGTGACCGCACCGATTGCGTGGGCAAAGCGCGGGCGCTGGGCCTGGTCGGCTGAGGAGTCGGCTTGGGTTTTACCAAGAGAGTCGAGGCGGAGCCGAACACACAACCACCGCACTTCCACTTTCGTGGCCGCTTTCATCCATCATTTGTCGCCCCAATACAGGGAAACAGCTTGCAACGGCTGTTTCCCTGCTTTCTGATTTTGGTGTCCGTTCACCACTGCCGCCCTTCAAACCGTGACAATACTCAGCATGATCAAGGCCGCCGCTCTCCTGAGTTTTCTAGCGCTCTCGCCCGTTACACTGGCTCTCAAGATGCAAAACGCCGTGTCCACCACCACCGTCTTAGAGCAGCCCGCCGATTTCAGTGCTGGCAAGATGCAGGGCCTCATACTCTCGGAAGGCCGCGTGAAGTTGGCCCCAAATACCCAAGTCGGCACGCTGTCCGGCACCGTTTCTGGCCTCAGCGCTTACGACGAACTGATTCCCTCGTGGAACGCCCTGACGCCCCCCGGAAGTAGCCTGACATTGGAAGTCAAACCCGCTGGAGCCAGCCGCTTTTATTCGTTTGGAACGTGGCAAAGTGCGGCGGGCCGCAGCAGCTTGGACGGGCAAAAAGACAGTTTTGGGCAAGTGCTGACCGACACGCTGAGATTATCCAAAAAAGTCAGCGGTTTTGACTACCGCTTGACCCTGATGGCCAGCGGCGCGGGCCCCAGTCTGAGTTTGCTGGCCTTCAACACTTCAGACCGTTCCCGGCGCATGGCGGCGGCGGGCGCGGCAGGCGACAAAACGCGCTGGAATAAAGTCCTGAATGTGCCCCTGAGATCACAGATGCTCTACAAGGACGGCGGCGAAGTCTGGTGCAGCCCGACGAGTATCAGCATGATCCTGGCTTACAACGGCGTAAGTTTCAGCGTGCCAGATGCTGCCGCCGCCACCTACGACACGGCCTACGACGGCACTGGCAATTGGCCGTTTAACACCGCCTTCGCCGCCGAACAGGGCTTGCGGGCGCTGGTGACGCGCCTTCCCAACTTGCGCGAAGCCGAGCGCTATATCGCCGCTGGCTTCCCGCTGGGCGTCAGTCTGGGCTGGAAGGCGGGCGAGCTGCCGGGCGCGGCCATCCCTTCGAGCAGCGGGCATTTGATGGTCTTGGTGGGCTTTGACGCGCAGGGCAACCCAGTGCTGAACGACCCCGCCGCGCCGACCAACGCGGGCGTGCGCCGCAGCTATCCCCGCGCCGCCTTCGAGCGCTTGTGGCTTTCTCACTCTGGCGGGCTGGTGTACCTCATCAGCAAACCTGACCAAGCCCTGCCCCCAACCGTGCCGTCTCAGTAAGGTGCGCTTCCCCGCCACTTGCCCCCATTGCCGCCGCGAGATGCAGGCCGAATACACCGATTCGGGCATTCACGATCTAAGCTGTCCGCACTGCGGCAAACCTTTTACGCTCTATCTCCGCAAGCACAAGTTCGAGATGCTGTTTGACCTCGGCACGCGGGCCCTGATGGACGGCTACGCCCGTGAAGCGGTGGCGAGTTTTGCGGGCAGCTTGGAGCGCTTTTTCGAGTTCTACACCCGCGCCGCCACCTTGGAGCGGGCCTCGGGTCAGGGCCAGGACTTTGCCGAGGCCGCCGCCCGCTTGGAGCAAGCCTGGAAACTCGTCTCGGCCCAGAGCGAGCGCCAGATGGGGGCTTTTGCACTGGCGTATTTGTGGCGTGAAGGCGCGGCTCCCGACTTCCTGAGTCCCCAAGCCCTCGGCTCGGATTTCCGCAACAAGGTGATTCACAGAGGCTACTTGCCGCCGAGAAGCGAAGTGGACGCTTACGCCGCCCGCGTGTTTGCCCTGATCGACCGTTTGCTGACCCAGTTGGGTGGGGCCGCCGCCCACGCTCAGCTTGAGCAGGAGCGCACTTACGCCGCACACTTGGCCGCGCAGCCCAGTGAAGTCACCGCGGTGTTCGAGGAGCATCCCGGCATGTTCCGGGTGCGGCGTTTCGGCGGACAAGTCGGCCCCAAAACCGAGCAAGCCAAGAACTTGCCGAGCGGCCCGGCCAACGACGCGGCGGCGTTTCAAGCGGCGCTGAGTGAAAGGGGAGAGCTGCTAGGGAAGGTCTTCGGGAAAGGGTAGGAATGCAGTTCAGCTTTTCAAAAACTCCTCCACCAGCTCCAGGAGCTGCTCCGGTTCCTCTAGGTTGGGCAGGTGGCCTGAGTGATCCAGCACTTTCAGCCGTGCCTTCGGAATCAGCTTGGAGATGAGCTGCCCTTCTGCCAGTGGGTTGAGAATGTCGTGCCTGCCGCTGATGACCAGTGTCTCGGCGGTAATGTTCGGCAGCATGGGTCTGAAATCAAATCCGGCGAGGGCTAAGCTGGCGGACTCGGCCTGCGCGGAGTTGAGCGTGAGACCCTGCTCGGCTTGCTGCTGACTCCACGTCGCCTGCGCCGCTCGGACGCTCTGCGGCGTGGACGGCGCGAAGATGCGCGACAGCACCAGCGCCTGAATCTCCTCCTGACTCAGTCCCTTGACTTCAGCTTGGTGCTGGGCAATGAACCGTGCCACCGACGACGTTTTGCCGTTGGATTTGGGCACGACCAGCACCAGTTTGCGGACGCGATCCGGCTGCTGCGAGGCCACGCCCTGCGCGATGTAGCTGCCCATCGACGTGCCCATCAAATCCACGGTTCGCAAATTGAGCGCGTCCATCACGCCCAGCACATCGTTAATGTGGTCTTGGAGGGTGTAGTGGGCCGGTTTGTCTGAGCTTCCATGTCCCCGACTGTCTAAGGCGATAACTTCAAACGACTCACTCAGCCGCTGTATTTCCGGTTGCAGCGCCGTGAGGTTGCTCATCAGGCCGTGCAGCATCAGGAGGGGCCGACCTTTGCCGGTGCGCTGAACATTCAAGTGGACATCACCAATCTGCATCAGCCAGTTTAGGTCGCAGAGCCGTAGACTTTTTGCATGACCACTTTTTCGGCCGCTGCCCTCTCCCGCCAAGTGCTGCTGACCTGCCC of Deinococcus detaillensis contains these proteins:
- a CDS encoding response regulator transcription factor — protein: MKIVIADDHPLFRIGLKYALRDQGFEVLAEASDGLEALEVIRQFQPDAALLDVKMPGLTGIEVCEKLRATNPNVVSVLITTFAEPAIVQAARSAGARGYLSKETAPEELARQLREIVAHPEIDRLPKVEVPRLTPREGDVLPLLAKGYSNKEIARALGVSPDTIKDHLARLFVKLAARDRTDCVGKARALGLVG
- a CDS encoding sensor histidine kinase, producing the protein MTASPLFPLTFERWNSLRVQFTAVIFALTFLPNLSLILVSNGPWNSVLSVWTLGVGVLCALIGYFLSGAMLKPLTRLRAEVEADEVERQGRQDDPQEVKALRTAFTGLLERLGTEQARRGAFMATLVHDLKTPLIATGHLVRLLMNGVLSEPERQDAGEQLLSENARLLALVQQMADAHRFEREAVQLHCRPTDLGALLEALAARLSARAAQRSLSISVSGQARAEVDAAVLERALGNLADNALRYASSQVRLEARQVGGGAELSVIDDGPGLSASLESLAQPFNAQPTTIAGQQYTAGTAGLGLFIAKRIAEAHGGELIYQRRSFSPDPSADFSSAVFSATPSPSSSHGLSALTIVLPEALHENRDR
- a CDS encoding peptidase C39 family protein gives rise to the protein MIKAAALLSFLALSPVTLALKMQNAVSTTTVLEQPADFSAGKMQGLILSEGRVKLAPNTQVGTLSGTVSGLSAYDELIPSWNALTPPGSSLTLEVKPAGASRFYSFGTWQSAAGRSSLDGQKDSFGQVLTDTLRLSKKVSGFDYRLTLMASGAGPSLSLLAFNTSDRSRRMAAAGAAGDKTRWNKVLNVPLRSQMLYKDGGEVWCSPTSISMILAYNGVSFSVPDAAAATYDTAYDGTGNWPFNTAFAAEQGLRALVTRLPNLREAERYIAAGFPLGVSLGWKAGELPGAAIPSSSGHLMVLVGFDAQGNPVLNDPAAPTNAGVRRSYPRAAFERLWLSHSGGLVYLISKPDQALPPTVPSQ
- a CDS encoding alpha/beta fold hydrolase, which produces MQIGDVHLNVQRTGKGRPLLMLHGLMSNLTALQPEIQRLSESFEVIALDSRGHGSSDKPAHYTLQDHINDVLGVMDALNLRTVDLMGTSMGSYIAQGVASQQPDRVRKLVLVVPKSNGKTSSVARFIAQHQAEVKGLSQEEIQALVLSRIFAPSTPQSVRAAQATWSQQQAEQGLTLNSAQAESASLALAGFDFRPMLPNITAETLVISGRHDILNPLAEGQLISKLIPKARLKVLDHSGHLPNLEEPEQLLELVEEFLKS
- the lepA gene encoding translation elongation factor 4; its protein translation is MQVRNFSIIAHVDHGKSTLADRILEHLGAMSERDKRDQTLDTLELERERGITIKSTPVRLTYTRPNGEVFTLNLIDTPGHVDFNYEVSRSLAACEGVLLLVDASQGVEAQTIVNAYLAIDSGLEIIPVVNKIDLPAADPEGAAQELEEVVGIPAEDAIFASGKTGVGVPEILEAIVERIPSPPGTPEAPLKALIFDSVFDAYQGVIVFVRVLDGTIRPKDKITLFSTGKHFEVDKVGTFTPGLVVGDSLTAGDVGWVAAGVRDIHDAQVGDTLMERERPITDPFPGFKPAQPVVFSGLYPTDTEMYRKLREALEKLKLNDAAFSFEPETSEALGFGFRCGFLGLLHAEIIQERLEREYDLDLIATAPAVIYRITLNNGDVFETQNPAQFPTRDRVELIEEPYIKLSVMLPEEHVGPVMQLLQERRGSMVTMNYLGKRVELIYEVPFAEILYDFHDRLKSISRGYASMDYSITGYREGELVKVDIYVNNEIVDALAVIVHEDRAYPLGRKIVDKMAEVIPRQMWPVPIQAMIGGKIIARATVKAFRKDVLAKCYGGDISRKKKLLNKQKKGKARMKQIGTVEVPQEAFLAVLSSDE